A stretch of the Ptychodera flava strain L36383 chromosome 18, AS_Pfla_20210202, whole genome shotgun sequence genome encodes the following:
- the LOC139117368 gene encoding cysteine sulfinic acid decarboxylase-like isoform X2, translating into MTTDIKKFKSTDGKYNHTGAKHEIIDDFDLHEADLQELTIDQKFVQDAMDVIFKEGVVKARDRRRKVVEYHEPDDLRELFDFKIEDNGSDSETLLQLLRDTFKYSVLPANPRFFNQLFSGQDSYGLVGQWLTDAINSSAYTYEVSPVFILMEHEVIKRLCESVGYVKGDGVFCPGGSIANMYAMNIARFKKFGVDVKTKGLFGLPRMISFTSEHSHYSIKKGAAFLGFGTDNITLVKCDERGKMIPEDLEKKIIETKEQGNVPLFVNATSGTTVLGAFDPLDKIADVCEKHDVWLHVDACWGGSASMSRKWKHLMKGVERTNSLAWCQHKMMGVPLQCSAFLMNGNIGLMHEAHCAGARYLFQQDKFYDISYDTGDKVIQCGRKVDAFKLWLMFKAKGNVGFEEEINIKFDNSRYLAQLVKERTGFQLVAEPECTNVCFWYIPPSIRDLERDEKFNSLLEKVAPIIKERMVKQGTLLIGYQPLSNKPNFFRHIFSNAKTTKQDVQFIVDEIERLGRNITIQDLKTYRTVNEE; encoded by the exons atcATACaggtgcaaaacatgaaatcatCGATGATTTTGATCTGCATGAGGCAGATCTACAAGAACTGACGATTGATCAAAAGTTTGTGCAAGATGCAATGGACGTCATTTTTAAAGAGGGGGTGGTGAAGGCTCGCGACAGGAGGCGAAAAG TTGTTGAATATCACGAACCAGATGATCTCAGGGAACTGTTTGACTTCAAAATAGAAGACAACGGAAGTGACTCGGAAACTCTATTGCAACTTCTACGAGACACCTTCAAATACAGTGTTCTGCCAG CAAATCCAAGATTTTTCAATCAGCTGTTCTCAGGTCAGGACTCGTATGGTCTTGTTGGTCAGTGGCTCACAGATGCTATCAATTCTAGCGC GTACACGTATGAAGTATCCCCAGTGTTTATATTAATGGAACATGAAGTCATAAAAAGATTATGTGAAAGTGTTGGGTATGTGAAAGGAGATGGAGTTTTCTGTCCAG GTGGCTCCATTGCCAACATGTATGCAATGAACATAGCGAGATTTAAGAAGTTTGGAGTGGACGTAAAAACAAAGGGATTGTTTGGCTTACCAAGAATGATTTCATTTACATCTGAACAC TCACATTATTCCATCAAGAAAGGGGCAGCTTTCTTAGGCTTTGGAACAGACAACATAACGCTGGTGAAGTGCGATGAAAG AGGGAAAATGATACCAGAAGATTTAGAAAAGAAGattattgaaacaaaagaaCAG GGGAATGTGCCTCTTTTTGTGAATGCAACCAGTGGTACAACCGTCCTGGGTGCGTTTGATCCATTGGACAAGATTGCAGATGTCTGTGAAAAACACGATGTGTGGCTGCATGTAGAT GCCTGTTGGGGAGGATCAGCGTCAATGTCCCGGAAATGGAAACATTTGATGAAGGGAGTTGAAAGGACCAACTCACTGGCATGGTGCCAACACAAGATGATGGGAGTACCACTTCAGTGTTCAGCATTTTTGATGAACGGCAAT ATTGGTTTGATGCATGAAGCTCACTGCGCTGGTGCCAGGTATCTCTTCCAACAAGATAAATTCTACGACATATCCTATGATACGGGTGACAAAGTAATACAGTGTGGCCGTAAAGTGGATGCATTCAAACTGTGGCTGATGTTCAAGGCCAAAGGCAATGTTGGATTTGAGGAAGAAATCAacatcaaatttgacaattcCAG ATATCTTGCTCAACTTGTGAAAGAGAGGACTGGCTTCCAACTTGTGGCTGAA CCTGAGTGTACCAATGTCTGTTTTTGGTATATCCCTCCATCAATACGAGATCTTGAGAGAGACGAAAAATTCAATTCACTTTTGGAAAAG GTTGCACCAATCATTAAGGAGAGGATGGTCAAACAAGGAACGCTTCTGATTGGCTACCAGCCACTTTCAAATAAACCTAACTTCTTCAGACATATCTTCAGCAATGCCAAGACGACAAAGCAAGACGTGCAGTTTATCGTCGATGAAATTGAACGCCTTGGTCGAAACATCACGATACAAGACTTGAAAACGTACAGGACTGTGAACGAGGAGTAA
- the LOC139117368 gene encoding cysteine sulfinic acid decarboxylase-like isoform X1, which yields MRKSLALCRVVAERLLHGPSKFDTSLQLTRRIMTTDIKKFKSTDGKYNHTGAKHEIIDDFDLHEADLQELTIDQKFVQDAMDVIFKEGVVKARDRRRKVVEYHEPDDLRELFDFKIEDNGSDSETLLQLLRDTFKYSVLPANPRFFNQLFSGQDSYGLVGQWLTDAINSSAYTYEVSPVFILMEHEVIKRLCESVGYVKGDGVFCPGGSIANMYAMNIARFKKFGVDVKTKGLFGLPRMISFTSEHSHYSIKKGAAFLGFGTDNITLVKCDERGKMIPEDLEKKIIETKEQGNVPLFVNATSGTTVLGAFDPLDKIADVCEKHDVWLHVDACWGGSASMSRKWKHLMKGVERTNSLAWCQHKMMGVPLQCSAFLMNGNIGLMHEAHCAGARYLFQQDKFYDISYDTGDKVIQCGRKVDAFKLWLMFKAKGNVGFEEEINIKFDNSRYLAQLVKERTGFQLVAEPECTNVCFWYIPPSIRDLERDEKFNSLLEKVAPIIKERMVKQGTLLIGYQPLSNKPNFFRHIFSNAKTTKQDVQFIVDEIERLGRNITIQDLKTYRTVNEE from the exons atcATACaggtgcaaaacatgaaatcatCGATGATTTTGATCTGCATGAGGCAGATCTACAAGAACTGACGATTGATCAAAAGTTTGTGCAAGATGCAATGGACGTCATTTTTAAAGAGGGGGTGGTGAAGGCTCGCGACAGGAGGCGAAAAG TTGTTGAATATCACGAACCAGATGATCTCAGGGAACTGTTTGACTTCAAAATAGAAGACAACGGAAGTGACTCGGAAACTCTATTGCAACTTCTACGAGACACCTTCAAATACAGTGTTCTGCCAG CAAATCCAAGATTTTTCAATCAGCTGTTCTCAGGTCAGGACTCGTATGGTCTTGTTGGTCAGTGGCTCACAGATGCTATCAATTCTAGCGC GTACACGTATGAAGTATCCCCAGTGTTTATATTAATGGAACATGAAGTCATAAAAAGATTATGTGAAAGTGTTGGGTATGTGAAAGGAGATGGAGTTTTCTGTCCAG GTGGCTCCATTGCCAACATGTATGCAATGAACATAGCGAGATTTAAGAAGTTTGGAGTGGACGTAAAAACAAAGGGATTGTTTGGCTTACCAAGAATGATTTCATTTACATCTGAACAC TCACATTATTCCATCAAGAAAGGGGCAGCTTTCTTAGGCTTTGGAACAGACAACATAACGCTGGTGAAGTGCGATGAAAG AGGGAAAATGATACCAGAAGATTTAGAAAAGAAGattattgaaacaaaagaaCAG GGGAATGTGCCTCTTTTTGTGAATGCAACCAGTGGTACAACCGTCCTGGGTGCGTTTGATCCATTGGACAAGATTGCAGATGTCTGTGAAAAACACGATGTGTGGCTGCATGTAGAT GCCTGTTGGGGAGGATCAGCGTCAATGTCCCGGAAATGGAAACATTTGATGAAGGGAGTTGAAAGGACCAACTCACTGGCATGGTGCCAACACAAGATGATGGGAGTACCACTTCAGTGTTCAGCATTTTTGATGAACGGCAAT ATTGGTTTGATGCATGAAGCTCACTGCGCTGGTGCCAGGTATCTCTTCCAACAAGATAAATTCTACGACATATCCTATGATACGGGTGACAAAGTAATACAGTGTGGCCGTAAAGTGGATGCATTCAAACTGTGGCTGATGTTCAAGGCCAAAGGCAATGTTGGATTTGAGGAAGAAATCAacatcaaatttgacaattcCAG ATATCTTGCTCAACTTGTGAAAGAGAGGACTGGCTTCCAACTTGTGGCTGAA CCTGAGTGTACCAATGTCTGTTTTTGGTATATCCCTCCATCAATACGAGATCTTGAGAGAGACGAAAAATTCAATTCACTTTTGGAAAAG GTTGCACCAATCATTAAGGAGAGGATGGTCAAACAAGGAACGCTTCTGATTGGCTACCAGCCACTTTCAAATAAACCTAACTTCTTCAGACATATCTTCAGCAATGCCAAGACGACAAAGCAAGACGTGCAGTTTATCGTCGATGAAATTGAACGCCTTGGTCGAAACATCACGATACAAGACTTGAAAACGTACAGGACTGTGAACGAGGAGTAA
- the LOC139117368 gene encoding cysteine sulfinic acid decarboxylase-like isoform X3 — protein MEEVNDHTGAKHEIIDDFDLHEADLQELTIDQKFVQDAMDVIFKEGVVKARDRRRKVVEYHEPDDLRELFDFKIEDNGSDSETLLQLLRDTFKYSVLPANPRFFNQLFSGQDSYGLVGQWLTDAINSSAYTYEVSPVFILMEHEVIKRLCESVGYVKGDGVFCPGGSIANMYAMNIARFKKFGVDVKTKGLFGLPRMISFTSEHSHYSIKKGAAFLGFGTDNITLVKCDERGKMIPEDLEKKIIETKEQGNVPLFVNATSGTTVLGAFDPLDKIADVCEKHDVWLHVDACWGGSASMSRKWKHLMKGVERTNSLAWCQHKMMGVPLQCSAFLMNGNIGLMHEAHCAGARYLFQQDKFYDISYDTGDKVIQCGRKVDAFKLWLMFKAKGNVGFEEEINIKFDNSRYLAQLVKERTGFQLVAEPECTNVCFWYIPPSIRDLERDEKFNSLLEKVAPIIKERMVKQGTLLIGYQPLSNKPNFFRHIFSNAKTTKQDVQFIVDEIERLGRNITIQDLKTYRTVNEE, from the exons atcATACaggtgcaaaacatgaaatcatCGATGATTTTGATCTGCATGAGGCAGATCTACAAGAACTGACGATTGATCAAAAGTTTGTGCAAGATGCAATGGACGTCATTTTTAAAGAGGGGGTGGTGAAGGCTCGCGACAGGAGGCGAAAAG TTGTTGAATATCACGAACCAGATGATCTCAGGGAACTGTTTGACTTCAAAATAGAAGACAACGGAAGTGACTCGGAAACTCTATTGCAACTTCTACGAGACACCTTCAAATACAGTGTTCTGCCAG CAAATCCAAGATTTTTCAATCAGCTGTTCTCAGGTCAGGACTCGTATGGTCTTGTTGGTCAGTGGCTCACAGATGCTATCAATTCTAGCGC GTACACGTATGAAGTATCCCCAGTGTTTATATTAATGGAACATGAAGTCATAAAAAGATTATGTGAAAGTGTTGGGTATGTGAAAGGAGATGGAGTTTTCTGTCCAG GTGGCTCCATTGCCAACATGTATGCAATGAACATAGCGAGATTTAAGAAGTTTGGAGTGGACGTAAAAACAAAGGGATTGTTTGGCTTACCAAGAATGATTTCATTTACATCTGAACAC TCACATTATTCCATCAAGAAAGGGGCAGCTTTCTTAGGCTTTGGAACAGACAACATAACGCTGGTGAAGTGCGATGAAAG AGGGAAAATGATACCAGAAGATTTAGAAAAGAAGattattgaaacaaaagaaCAG GGGAATGTGCCTCTTTTTGTGAATGCAACCAGTGGTACAACCGTCCTGGGTGCGTTTGATCCATTGGACAAGATTGCAGATGTCTGTGAAAAACACGATGTGTGGCTGCATGTAGAT GCCTGTTGGGGAGGATCAGCGTCAATGTCCCGGAAATGGAAACATTTGATGAAGGGAGTTGAAAGGACCAACTCACTGGCATGGTGCCAACACAAGATGATGGGAGTACCACTTCAGTGTTCAGCATTTTTGATGAACGGCAAT ATTGGTTTGATGCATGAAGCTCACTGCGCTGGTGCCAGGTATCTCTTCCAACAAGATAAATTCTACGACATATCCTATGATACGGGTGACAAAGTAATACAGTGTGGCCGTAAAGTGGATGCATTCAAACTGTGGCTGATGTTCAAGGCCAAAGGCAATGTTGGATTTGAGGAAGAAATCAacatcaaatttgacaattcCAG ATATCTTGCTCAACTTGTGAAAGAGAGGACTGGCTTCCAACTTGTGGCTGAA CCTGAGTGTACCAATGTCTGTTTTTGGTATATCCCTCCATCAATACGAGATCTTGAGAGAGACGAAAAATTCAATTCACTTTTGGAAAAG GTTGCACCAATCATTAAGGAGAGGATGGTCAAACAAGGAACGCTTCTGATTGGCTACCAGCCACTTTCAAATAAACCTAACTTCTTCAGACATATCTTCAGCAATGCCAAGACGACAAAGCAAGACGTGCAGTTTATCGTCGATGAAATTGAACGCCTTGGTCGAAACATCACGATACAAGACTTGAAAACGTACAGGACTGTGAACGAGGAGTAA